The Xiphophorus hellerii strain 12219 chromosome 5, Xiphophorus_hellerii-4.1, whole genome shotgun sequence genome window below encodes:
- the LOC116720562 gene encoding synaptogyrin-3-like encodes METASAYGAMKAGRVPFDPVAFFTHPRTILRLLSWVFSIVVFSCIVNEGYINIGSERLLCVFNKNAHACNYGMTVGVACFLGSTCFLILDVYFPSMSNLKDRKRAVLFDLIFSGVASFLWFVGFCFLANQWQATSPDELPLAQGSDAARAIITFCFFSILSWAVLTLSALRRYLTGSNTNLFTWQHLDPPPNNIRATPYPIPNGGTIVTTNPYQATPFTETLDPQKLTQHRPVAPAF; translated from the exons ATGGAGACAGCGAGCGCGTATGGAGCCATGAAGGCCGGGAGAGTCCCCTTCGATCCGGTCGCCTTTTTCACGCATCCCCGCACCATCCTCAGACTGCTATCGTGG gttttctccATCGTGGTGTTCAGCTGCATAGTGAACGAGGGTTACATCAACATCGGCAGCGAACGTTTACTGTGCGTCTTTAACAAAAATGCTCATGCCTGTAACTATGGCATGACTGTGGGCGTGGCCTGTTTCCTTGGCAGCACCTGCTTCCTGATCCTGGATGTTTACTTCCCTTCTATGAGTAACCTCAAGGACCGAAAACGAGCGGTGCTGTTCGACCTCATCTTTTCTG gAGTGGCCAGCTTCCTGTGGTTTGTTGGATTctgttttctggccaatcagtGGCAGGCCACGTCTCCAGATGAGCTGCCATTGGCCCAGGGCTCAGACGCTGCCAGAGCTATTATCACGTTTTGCTTCTTTTCAATCCTAAGCTGG GCCGTGTTGACGCTAAGTGCTCTTCGGCGCTACCTAACTGGCAGCAATACAAACTTATTCACCTGGCAGCACCTTGACCCTCCTCCAAACAACATCCGAGCCACTCCCTACCCCATCCCCAACGGAGGCACCATCGTTACCACCAACCCCTACCAAGCCACGCCCTTCACTGAAACTCTGGACCCCCAGAAACTCACACAGCATAGACCGGTGGCTCCTGCTTTTTAG